GGCTCCGTCAGCGCCAGCAGCTGGCGCCACTGCGTCCCCTGCCCCGGTCTTAGCTAGCCCTGGGACCTCTGCAGAGGACTGATCCCGGGGAGGGGGCCCTGTCTTCCCAGGGACCCGGTGCGGCCAAGCTGGGAAGACCTTGGGGCGGGCAGGCCTGCCATCTACTGCAGCCGCGGCCCCCGTCCGTCCGCGGGGGACAGGGCGTGCCCTTGGCGGCGCCCACCCGCGACCCAGATGCACGCAGCCTACCCACCCTCCCCAAGACTCTCGTTTCCTCAGGCGCTCGCCGCCTCGGGGCGCCTGGCACGCGGCAGCCCCGCAAGGTAGGTCCTTCATTCCTCCCATTTCGCAGAGGAGAAAACTGCAGTCCGGAATGGCTCAGTCGGCCCCTCCAAAGCCGCGCAGCTGGTTCGGGCCGAGCCCCGACTGCGAGAGTGAGGCACATGGCCCCTGCAGACCGGGCCTCGGAGGGTCCCAGGCTTGAGGACCCGTCAGCCCCTCAACCCTTTGGAAAGGCAAGGAGAGAAGCCTGCGCTGGTAGTGAGCTTCCACTTCTGCCCTGACTGCAACACCTTAGGTTAGGGGGCTGGGAAGGACCCCCACCCTCAATTTTTGGATAGGAGTgtatttctctccctcccctaacTTCTGAGGTTGGTTCCCTGTTGGATTCAGGTACTGCTCTTCCCTTCCAACCCCATTTCCCCAGCCCGTGAGGTTCGGATATTAGGGTCCCAGACCCAGGATAAAGAACCCCAAAATTCTGGGGTTGCAGCAAAAAGTTGAGAGGGTCACTGAGCCTGGGAAGCTCATGGCCGAGGTGGGGCTAACGCAGAATTTTAGGAATGGAatgctgagctgagctgagcaaCGCTGGGGGCTAGGTGCATGGAGCCCTGGGGGTTGGGCTTTATCAGGTGGGCAACAGGCAACCCCCATTCCCAAGTTCTCTCTTTTATCCCAGCCCTATTCCTTCACCTTGGATGCCTGAGGACTTTTTGTACCCATTGTAGGGAAGGGGACACTGAGGGGCAGAGTGGTGCTGGGTTGACTTGGCTGGGGTGGTGGGAGTAGGAGTAGGGTCTTACCTATTTCTGCCTTCCTACCTGTGCCCACAGTGCCCCCCTGGCTTAGTCATGGCGAAGCTGGAGACACTGCCTGTGCGCGCTGACCCAGGGCGGGATCCTCTCCTGGCCTTTGCCCCACGGCCCTCCGAGCTTGGACCCCCGGACCCTCGCCTGGCCATGGGTAGCGTGGGCAGTGGGGTGGCCCATGCCCAGGAATTTGCCATGAAGAACGTGGGTACCCGCAcagggggtgggggcagccaGGGCAGTTTCCCTGGCACTCGAGGCAGTGGCAGTGGGGccagcagggagaggccaggccgCTACCCCTCAGAGGACAAGGGTCTCGCCAACTCCCTCTACCTCAATGGTGATCTGCGGGGCAGTGACCACACCGATGTCTGTGGCAACGTGGTTGGCAGTAgcggtggcagcagcagcagtggtggcagTGACAAAGCGCCACCACAATATCGTGAGCCCAGCCACCCACCCAAGCTCCTGGCCACCTCTGGCAAGCTAGACCAGGTCAGCCTTTTTCTGGGGGTGGGAGGCAACCCAGAGAGGAAGGCAAAGTGGGCCTTCTTGGAGGTTGGGTTGTGGGGGCAGgatggaggctgggctggggagtCATGGACTGGGGACCTGGGGCCAAGTCTAGCGGGTGGATCAAGGACAGAGATCTGGCGCTGGGGAGCCATGAGGTAGAACCCCAGATGGGGGACCTCAGGATGGAGATCCAgtaggggtgggaggtgggtcTGGACAAGTCTTGGCCAGAGGGAAGAGCCTGGGCCAAGCCCAAGGCCTCATCCTGATGCCCAGTCCCTCCCTGCCTTTCCTACAGTGCTCAGAACCACTAGTCCGGCCATCGGCCTTCAAGCCTGTGGTACCCAAGAATTTCCACTCCATGCAGAATTTGTGCCCCCCGCAGACCAATGGGACTCCTGAGGGACGACAGGGCCCTGGTGGCCTCAAAGGCGGACTGGAAAAGTCCCGGACCATGACTCCAGCGGGCGGGAGTGGGAGTGGCCTCTCAGACTCAGGCCGGAACTCCCTCACGAGCCTGCCCACCTACAGCTCCAGCTACAGCCAGCACCTGGCGCCCCTCAGTGCCTCCACCAGCCACATTAACCGCATTGGCACTGCCAGCTATGGTAGTGGTAGTGGCGGCAGCAGCGGTGGGGGGTCGGGCTACCAGGACCTGGGGACCTCTGATAGTGGACGGGCCTCCAGCAAGAGTGGGTCATCGTCATCCATGGGGCGGCCAGGCCACCTGGGCTctggggagggtggaggtggaggccTGCCTTTCGCGGCCTGCTCACCGCCCTCGCCCAGTGCACTCATCCAGGAGCTGGAGGAGCGCCTGTGGGAGAAGGAGCAGGAGGTGGCAGCTCTGCGGCGCAGCCTGGAGCAGAGCGAGGCGGCCGTGGCCCAGGTACTGGAGGAGCGTCAGAAGGCGTGGGAGCGGGAGCTGGCTGAGCTGCGGCAGGGCTGCAGTGGGAAGCTACAGCAGGTGGCCCGCCGTGCCCAGCGTGCCCAGCAGGGCCTACAGCTGCAGGTGCTGCGTCTGCAGCAGGACAAGAAGCAGCTGCAGGAGGAGGCAGCCCGGCTGATGCGGCAGCGGGAAGAGCTGGAGGACAAGGTGGCCGCCTGCCAGAAGGAGCAGGCCGACTTCCTGCCCCGGATGGAGGAAACTAAGTGGGAGGTGCGGGCTGGAGATCTAGGCCTccccctctgcctcccttctGTCCCTCTGGGAAACCCCAGAGCAGTTGCCCCTCACTATCAtaatggggtggggggtggtgaaAGGAGCAGGGGGGACAAAATCAACTGGCAGTGCCTGTGAGGACCAGAGGCCATCCCCTGGGTGAGACACGTCCATCTTGAGTCCAGGCAGGTAACCGGGTGCCTCGGCTGATGAGGAGCTGAGCCAGCAGCCCCGGGGAGCTTGGTGACCCGGCTCCAGATCTGGTAGCTGGGTTGGGGTGAGTAGAGCTCTGCCTTTACCTGGCTTCTCCTCTCACCTGTTCCTGCCCAGGTGTGCCAGAAGGCTGGTGAGATCTCCCTCCTGAAGCAGCAGCTGAAGGATTCGCAGGCGGATGTGTCGCAGAAGTTGAGTGAGATCGTGGGACTGCGCTCACAGCTGCGGGAAGGCCGGGCCTCGCTTCGGGAGAAGGAGGAGCAGCTGCTCAGCCTGCGGGACTCCTTCAGCAGCAAGCAGGCCAGCCTGGAGCTGGGCGAGGGCGAGCTGCCTGCTGCCTGCCTCAAGCCGGCGCTGACCCCCGTGGACCCGGCCGAGCCACAGGATGCTTTGGCCACCTGCGAGAGCGACGAGGCTAAGATGCGCCGTCAGGCCGGGGTGGCTGCTGCCGCCTCCTTGGTTTCCGTGGACGGGGAGGCGGAGGCTGGTGGGGAGAGCGGGACGCGGGCCCTGCGGCGGGAGGTGGGGCGGCTGCAAGCCGAGCTGGCGGCTGAGCGGCGGGCCCGGGAGCGCCAGGGTGCCAGCTTCGCCGAGGAGCGCCGCGTGTGgctggaggagaaggagaaggtgaTCGAGTACCAGAAGCAGCTGCAGCTGAGCTACGTGGAGATGTACCAGCGCAACCAGCAGCTGGAGCGCCGACTGCGGGAGCGTGGGGCTGCAGGGGGTGCAAGCACGCCCACTCCCCAGCATGGCGAGGAGAAGAAGGCCTGGACCCCCTCCCGCCTCGAGCGCATTGAGTCCACAGAAATCTGATCGACCTGGGCACTCGGCCTTTTGACAAATGTCCTGTCAAAAGGCCAGAGTTCCCAGTGTCCCCTACCCTCCATCTCTCTTCCCCATA
This window of the Rhinopithecus roxellana isolate Shanxi Qingling chromosome 13, ASM756505v1, whole genome shotgun sequence genome carries:
- the LZTS3 gene encoding leucine zipper putative tumor suppressor 3 isoform X1, whose amino-acid sequence is MAPADRASEGPRLEDPSAPQPFGKCPPGLVMAKLETLPVRADPGRDPLLAFAPRPSELGPPDPRLAMGSVGSGVAHAQEFAMKNVGTRTGGGGSQGSFPGTRGSGSGASRERPGRYPSEDKGLANSLYLNGDLRGSDHTDVCGNVVGSSGGSSSSGGSDKAPPQYREPSHPPKLLATSGKLDQCSEPLVRPSAFKPVVPKNFHSMQNLCPPQTNGTPEGRQGPGGLKGGLEKSRTMTPAGGSGSGLSDSGRNSLTSLPTYSSSYSQHLAPLSASTSHINRIGTASYGSGSGGSSGGGSGYQDLGTSDSGRASSKSGSSSSMGRPGHLGSGEGGGGGLPFAACSPPSPSALIQELEERLWEKEQEVAALRRSLEQSEAAVAQVLEERQKAWERELAELRQGCSGKLQQVARRAQRAQQGLQLQVLRLQQDKKQLQEEAARLMRQREELEDKVAACQKEQADFLPRMEETKWEVCQKAGEISLLKQQLKDSQADVSQKLSEIVGLRSQLREGRASLREKEEQLLSLRDSFSSKQASLELGEGELPAACLKPALTPVDPAEPQDALATCESDEAKMRRQAGVAAAASLVSVDGEAEAGGESGTRALRREVGRLQAELAAERRARERQGASFAEERRVWLEEKEKVIEYQKQLQLSYVEMYQRNQQLERRLRERGAAGGASTPTPQHGEEKKAWTPSRLERIESTEI
- the LZTS3 gene encoding leucine zipper putative tumor suppressor 3 isoform X2 encodes the protein MAPADRASEGPRLEDPSAPQPFGKCPPGLVMAKLETLPVRADPGRDPLLAFAPRPSELGPPDPRLAMGSVGSGVAHAQEFAMKNVGTRTGGGGSQGSFPGTRGSGSGASRERPGRYPSEDKGLANSLYLNGDLRGSDHTDVCGNVVGSSGGSSSSGGSDKAPPQYREPSHPPKLLATSGKLDQCSEPLVRPSAFKPVVPKNFHSMQNLCPPQTNGTPEGRQGPGGLKGGLEKSRTMTPAGGSGSGLSDSGRNSLTSLPTYSSSYSQHLAPLSASTSHINRIGTASYGSGSGGSSGGGSGYQDLGTSDSGRASSKSGSSSSMGRPGHLGSGEGGGGGLPFAACSPPSPSALIQELEERLWEKEQEVAALRRSLEQSEAAVAQVLEERQKAWERELAELRQGCSGKLQQVARRAQRAQQGLQLQVLRLQQDKKQLQEEAARLMRQREELEDKVCQKAGEISLLKQQLKDSQADVSQKLSEIVGLRSQLREGRASLREKEEQLLSLRDSFSSKQASLELGEGELPAACLKPALTPVDPAEPQDALATCESDEAKMRRQAGVAAAASLVSVDGEAEAGGESGTRALRREVGRLQAELAAERRARERQGASFAEERRVWLEEKEKVIEYQKQLQLSYVEMYQRNQQLERRLRERGAAGGASTPTPQHGEEKKAWTPSRLERIESTEI
- the LZTS3 gene encoding leucine zipper putative tumor suppressor 3 isoform X3, translating into MAKLETLPVRADPGRDPLLAFAPRPSELGPPDPRLAMGSVGSGVAHAQEFAMKNVGTRTGGGGSQGSFPGTRGSGSGASRERPGRYPSEDKGLANSLYLNGDLRGSDHTDVCGNVVGSSGGSSSSGGSDKAPPQYREPSHPPKLLATSGKLDQCSEPLVRPSAFKPVVPKNFHSMQNLCPPQTNGTPEGRQGPGGLKGGLEKSRTMTPAGGSGSGLSDSGRNSLTSLPTYSSSYSQHLAPLSASTSHINRIGTASYGSGSGGSSGGGSGYQDLGTSDSGRASSKSGSSSSMGRPGHLGSGEGGGGGLPFAACSPPSPSALIQELEERLWEKEQEVAALRRSLEQSEAAVAQVLEERQKAWERELAELRQGCSGKLQQVARRAQRAQQGLQLQVLRLQQDKKQLQEEAARLMRQREELEDKVAACQKEQADFLPRMEETKWEVCQKAGEISLLKQQLKDSQADVSQKLSEIVGLRSQLREGRASLREKEEQLLSLRDSFSSKQASLELGEGELPAACLKPALTPVDPAEPQDALATCESDEAKMRRQAGVAAAASLVSVDGEAEAGGESGTRALRREVGRLQAELAAERRARERQGASFAEERRVWLEEKEKVIEYQKQLQLSYVEMYQRNQQLERRLRERGAAGGASTPTPQHGEEKKAWTPSRLERIESTEI